The DNA region caatttgtaagctgcctgctcaagagctgctacttgctcctcaattagagtgatctgatccagataaggctgaagtgctgcatatttctggtttaagtcctttaggtttctacttatgtttactgcaatatctttcatttctagatacttcaagctagtcagtttgttcatattttccagaagtttatagtcttcactggtAGCTGTGAGCTCGCCCGTCAGGTAcgtggccattttggagaacatgtcctggcacagccccgtGATGTCCGCCTCGGCGGGCTCCGTGGCCTCCTCCGCTGTCTCCACCACGGCATCGTCTAGGCcggggaagggaggtaggagaaaggatggagggaaggatgggatggcgaagaaaggggaaaggaaggggggaagggagggggagggaggggaagggaaaggggcaagagtggaaggaaagggagaaaaggggctaaaattactattttattattagaAGAAATCTTAGCTATTTAATCAAACTGCTTTTAACTATAACCAAATTTTTAATTACATCTAAAATCTGACCAAGAAGTATAAGATCTGGTATCTTTTTGAAGGCCTCAAAAGATGAGGAATTCACTACCCCTTGATGATGCCCAttagttaattttaattttgttttaaaatttaaatatttaatagaaaatcatttatttccatctcccaccccacctccccaaaattaaaaaaaaaaacaattgtaaTGTATGcatactcaagcaaaacaaattcttcaaAATGTATATCATTCAGTATTTTGAGTCCATCAACTCTGTCAGAAGATACGGTGATATAAGACCTCTAAATAGTAGCTTGTCTCATAAGAGTAAAAAAATCCTATTTGAAAGGAAACTAAACAGAAAATACACCTTTCAATCTTTTCTGACCCTCTTTGTTTGCACATAGAGAGATCACTCTGGgaaatttatttatatgtatagatTGTGCTTGTTTTCCAGGCAAAACATATATCTACATTAGCCGTATCATCACACAAAGCaaggaaaaaagtgagaaaattatacttaaaTTTGCAGATTCATTACTTCTATCTCTGGAGGTACATGCCATTTTCCCATCACGACTCCTTTTGAATTTTATTGTACAGATCAGAGTAGagaagtctttcacagctgatcattacaacattgctatttctgtgcacaatgatcttccagtttattttttcattttgaatcatTTAATATAGGTATTGccatattttgttctgttttttctgaaaccaccaccctcatcatttctcaaagCAATATAGTACCCTATcataatcatatgctacaacttgttcagccattctccaaatgataaacACACCTGCAATCtgattctttgccagcacaaaaagagctgttataaatatttttggacatataagtccttttctttttctttgatctctttgcagtagggacctagtagtggtattgctgggtcaaaaagtatacaCAGTTTCATAGCTTTTTAGCATAGGACCAAATTGTCCTGTTGACTGGTTGGACCAGTCTACAACTCCAGTTGTGTTTGTCCtatcgaagaggaccatgacatcagggaaatgacgacATGACAtgctgttgactttgatttgggtgagagagggctatgcagggtcacaagcctcactttctcctccagagccatctgggtccagtggcctgatattcaccgggaggactggagatggcccaggatgcatggccagactaaggtcttttcagggtctcactttgagtgagtgAATAGgccactttaaaaaattaatcaagggatggccacCTTAATGAACATTGACTCTGCCTCcaactctgcctctgcctctgccttttctctgagcTCTATTTCAATGGCTGAAGGCTGCTTCCTTAACTTctggtttactggctagatttctttctcaaaaaccaagacttaaacccaattcactttggAGTTCATAGATTGGGAAAGGTTCCTGCCTTCCTaccacagagtgaatgtaaataccaaatagtaactgtttctcttttggccaggagccCTGAGGGGCTTCTCTTCCCAGTCTGACTACTCTACTAACAACTTATTAATGAATCTGTTTTCccttatcccctccagcatttgtttttTCTGGTAGGTATGAGgtgtaccttagagttgttttacttttcatttgtttcatcaacagtgatttagaccatttttatatgaccatatttttagttctttttctgaaaactatctATTCATATATTTTAGCCACTTATGAATTGTggaatggttatttttttttaaatttgacagttctcaatatatttcagaaattgagcctttatcagagaaagttgccatttttaaaaattcattgtttatggtaccttggGGCAAAATATAATTTCCCTGCTTAtgccttttaattaggtctaattttacttttgttttgtctgagatcatgatcgctaccactgcctttttttaactttagtcgAAACATAATGCATTCTgttccagtcctttattttaactatgtatgtctttctgtttcaagtgtgtctcttctaaacaacatatggttggattctggtttctagcTCATTCTGCTctccactttcattttatggatgaactCATCCCATCCACATTTAGTTATATTTACTAATTGTTTGTCTCCTCATtctatttgtttctatttctccttctctctttttatactgtgtctcctcaaaagtctgttgcTTGTTACTGTTTCTTTAATCTGCCCTTCTCTTTTATCATCCTGATCCCTAtgtctcatccccttttcctcccaTTTCCCTCCCTATATATAGTCTtctctctttgagtcaattctgatgagtgaggttcaaacattacctttcacccccacctcccaatttctcctcaagttaaaaaaaaacattctttattGAGTGCTTCTTTTTATGTCAGAAAATTTTCTGCATtctaccttttcctttcctttcctccctgtgAATCCCTCcccttcaggattttttttttaatttagagatcatcccaatataattgactcacacccatGAGTCACACTTTATCCTActaatgataaagttctcaggAGTTACATTCTCATCTTCCCagataggaatgtaaacatttgaAATTTACTGAATtctttatgattactctttcatgttttatCTTTTTACGCTtctcatgagtttttttttttaatggcaaattatctattcagctctagtctgttcattaagaaagcttgaaagtcctctatttcattaaaaatccattttccacCTGAAGGATTACACTTAGTTTTTTCTAGGTAGGTAATTCTTGCTTATAACCCTAGCTCCCTAGCTTtcccaaatatcatattccaaaccctctgctcCTTTTAAAGTAGAAATTGCTGAATCTTGTCTGATCTTCACTCTGGTTCCACATTAATTTGTGGagctttttaaattaataaaatgtttctGTAGTATTTTTACcaattaaatgttttaatttttaaattttatttttttcatttttcataaaatatcaTATTGAAAAGAAGAACCTATACCAATGGGaggaatcataagaaagaagaaataaaataaagcaacaacaacaaaaagagagagccaatagtatgcttagatttgcattcagaatccatagttctttctctggacatagacagaattttccttcatgagacttttggaattgtcttagatcctcacATTCTTGAGAAgtgccaagtctatgaaagttaatcatcacacaatgtggatATTACTATGTGTAATGTCCCCttggttctcctgacttcagtcagcattagttcatataaaccTTTACagggttttctgaagtctgcctgctcatcatttcttatagcacaacagttttccaatacattcatatatcacaacttgttcagccattcccaaattgatgggcatttcctcaatttccaatcctttagcaccacaacaagagctgctatatttttgtacgtgtagctccttttaccttttttctgatctctctgggatacagacctatagAAGTGATACTactgggtatgcacagttttatggccctttgggcatagttccaaattgctctccagaatggctgggtcagttcacaactccaccaacaatgcattagtgttccaattttcccacatcttaagcacttatcattttcctattttgtcatgttagccaaacagataggtatgaggtggtaactcagagttgttttgatttgtgtttctctaatcattaatgatttagagcattatttcatatgactatagatagctttactttcttcatctgaaaactgcctattcatatcctttgccaattatatgtaaacacaatttttagcattcattttacaaaattttgaatttcaagtttttctccctctttcccctcccctcttcttaaaatggtaaccaatttgatatatgttgtatatgtgtaattatgtaaaacctatttccatattagtcacagttgtgaaagaagaaacagatgaaaagaaaaagaaagcaagtgaaaaacatatgctttgatctgtattaaGAGGCcgtcagttctttgtctggatgtggaaagcatttttcatcataagtgctttgtaattatcttggatcattgcgtTACTGGGAAGAGCTGGGTCATTTGTAGtggatcattgcacaatattgctgatactgtgtacaatagttctgctcatttcactttgcattagttcatgaaagtatttccaggtttttctgaaatttgcctattcatcatttcttattgcacaatagtattccattgcattcaatACTTTGCTACCATgatgtttctttctggttgattgaagtattttctctttggcatAGGAGCTATAGAATTTCCTATActtttcctgggagttttcactttgggatctctttcaagaggttttcattggattctttcaagtttGTCCTCTCAATCTAAGATATTGGGGAAGTTTTTCTGTATAagtttttgaaatattatttctaGGATCTTTCTTTATaaatggctttcatgtagtctgataattcttaaattatctctcttgatctttttttgtgagttcatttctttttctgagatatttcacattttccccctttttcactcttatgattttgttttattgtttcttgatgactCATGAAGCCATTAGCTTACTGTTActcaattgtcatttttaaggaattattttctcctttgagttTTGCATTTGTTTTTCCCTACTTTGAACTAATTCTGATTTtaggatttcttttcttcaatgaaattttgtgcctcttttaccattgggCCAATaccatttttaaagtgttatttttttgatattttgtatctcttttatcaagctgttaattctctttcacAATTTTCTcgcattgctttcatttcttttctcagtggTCTCTTAGTGATCATGAAGGAGACTTAGATATGGAGGGAGGGGCTATCTCATTTCTGCCATGACATCATTGAATGAttatcatttgaaaaacaaattagaCTTAATTCTTCATGACTTAGGTGGATAGAAAGAGGTACAAAGGGTAAGAATTATAGAAAAGGGGAATTTGGTTCAATGTAATGGAGGAAAAGTCCTAACACTGAGAACTTTCTCAACATTGAATGGGcattggggcagagccaagatgaccaATTAAAGGAAGCCACACACCTGAATTATTacccaaacaactttaaaataactcctcaaatcaaatgtTTGGAGCTGCAG from Trichosurus vulpecula isolate mTriVul1 chromosome 1, mTriVul1.pri, whole genome shotgun sequence includes:
- the LOC118833491 gene encoding biogenesis of lysosome-related organelles complex 1 subunit 2, with product MFSKMATYLTGELTATSEDYKLLENMNKLTSLKYLEMKDIAVNISRNLKDLNQKYAALQPYLDQITLIEEQVAALEQAAYKLDAYSKKLEAKYKKLERR